A window of the Desulfotignum phosphitoxidans DSM 13687 genome harbors these coding sequences:
- a CDS encoding NIL domain-containing protein, translating to MEPYQVVKNNLLNGDFDLYAKIVILTFPPNVAHKAVVCQLVKKFDLLFNILRAEISSQKKGAMVLEITAASRPDFNKGIEYLKQQGVQVSTPEHQIYKDEQICTHCGACTAVCPTQALYIQRPSMEVIFDKDKCSVCELCIVTCPSRAMGLFTKEPEAAI from the coding sequence ATGGAACCATACCAGGTTGTCAAAAACAATTTATTGAATGGAGACTTTGATTTGTACGCTAAAATCGTTATTTTGACATTTCCCCCGAATGTGGCCCATAAAGCTGTGGTCTGCCAGCTGGTTAAAAAATTTGATCTGCTGTTCAATATTTTACGGGCGGAAATTTCCAGCCAGAAAAAAGGGGCCATGGTGCTGGAAATCACGGCGGCATCCCGACCCGACTTTAATAAAGGCATCGAATACCTCAAACAGCAGGGAGTTCAGGTGTCCACACCGGAACATCAGATCTACAAAGATGAACAGATCTGTACCCATTGCGGGGCCTGCACGGCTGTTTGCCCCACCCAGGCGCTGTATATCCAGCGACCGTCCATGGAAGTGATTTTTGACAAGGACAAATGCTCTGTGTGTGAATTGTGTATTGTGACCTGCCCTTCCCGGGCCATGGGGCTGTTCACCAAAGAGCCCGAAGCCGCCATCTGA